A segment of the Lolium perenne isolate Kyuss_39 chromosome 3, Kyuss_2.0, whole genome shotgun sequence genome:
CCTAAGTCCGTCTTGCAATCGGTAAGCTCTCACTGATTGTGACCATGATTTTCTCAGTTTGCTCTGAACAAAGGATAACACATGTGTTACTGGCAGGTCAAGGAGAAGGAAAAGAGGGTTTTAGAGGACAAGGTAACAGGCTCTGCCGATCAAGTTCAAAGGCAGAAGCTTATATCGTCCCTGCCAAACACCTTTGACACTATCTTCCTGATCTATCAGTCGAGGCAGCAGTCTGTATTGACAAAGCAGGAACTTCTTGACAAGATAATTGAAAGTAACCCAAAGATTTTGGACAAGGGTAAGTGTGCACTGTAATTTCAAATCGTTTGTTGCTTCAACTTAATCTTTTGTTGTCTGCAATGCAAATCCTGATGTTCAGCTACTAAATCTATCTATCTGCAGGTGAGATTGAAGAGCAACTGAAATTACTGCAAGAGTTCGTTCCAGAGTGGATATCTGAGAAGACTGCGCTAAGTGGAGGTATCCTCTGCTGGTAAGCATTTCCCGTCTGATGCGTAAATGTTTTTATTATAGCAAGACTAAACAGCTATACTCTTCCACAATTGCATATCCTAATTTGTGCTACCGTTCTTTTTCAGCGTCGATACTTCACTTAGCCAGTCAGAGATTCGACAAAGGTTGAACGGCGTCAAGTAGGTCAAAACACAAAACCAGTGTACCTTGTTTAGAAACTAGCAATATCATAGTGCAGTTTTGTGCCTGGAGGCTAGAGGATGACAGAATATACCATGCTTGTTCATGGCAATATCTTCAGTTCTGTTCAAGTTCAGACAGCTCTTGACTCTGTGGTGATTGACATGTGTAGCTGAGCTTTCCTAACAGCCGATTGTGTTGTCTTTTTTACTTGTTAGTGTGTAAATCCACTGTCTGTGATTCTCTTTTGGAAGAAATGATGTATATGTTACCTTGATGTGCTGCTAAATGCTGATGTCctattttgtttgtttgtttcccttttCACCCTCTGTGATCAAAACTTGTCTGATGGGAAGAAAAGTCATATCAGAAATCAACTTACACAGGGCACACATTGAATTTGAACTTCTAATCCGTTGATATGTTAATTGTAATGTATACTATTTTTGTCAGGCATTGAAACAATCCCCTGTCGCAGAATGCATACAAGATGGAAATGTCAGACATGACGAAGCCAACAAAATCTCATCGTGAAGAAAAGGTTGGCGACTGAGGAGGTGAGTTAGCCAACCGATGTGAACTTGCATTCTATCTAAATGTCAGAAGTGTAGTGAATTCTACGCTGACACAATCTGCTATCATTGAAGTTCCCCCCAAAACAAGTGTCATCATCATCACACTGCTCGTTCTGAGCACAATTGTTTTCTTCATTTAGATGGAATGCAGCTTGAAGTTAATTGGCGTAGCTGCTGATGCCAAATAAGTTGTTGCCAGTTATATAGAGAAGTAGAATTCCTTCCTGTAAAAAAAAGTAGAATTCCTTGCAAATTACTGATTCTTGGGGCTTCACTTTGTATAGATTCTGTATATAATACTTAAAAAAAAAGATTCTGTATATAGAATCGAAATATCCTGTATCAAATTAAGAAGTGATTGGTGAAGTCAGAATTCAGAGCCTTGCCACTGCCTATTCAACTAGTATTCTGATTCTCTTTGCTACTGCCTCTTCTTCCATGTGGAGCAGAGCTGAGACTTGAAACCATGTTTGATGTTCTCGTCATAGAATCATAGGTAGGAGTGGTAGCTTCATAGTTTTGAGTTCGTTTCCTGCTTTTGCCTCAAGAACATTCATCTTGTCATTCCACTGGAGATTATAATTGTTGGTACTGATAAGCAAATGTGGAACTGGGCGGTGCCTATATTAATGCACTGGAGATTATAATTCAGATTTTATTCACTCTCTTcatcttgtttgagtaagaatgAAAGGTTGCCTGACTCTcacaaaataataaaaaaactcGCCAGTGCCTATATTAGTGCACTGTGATTCAAACCATTGGTTGAGAGCTTTTATCATTACTGGCTACTGGGTCTTAATTTGGGAGCGCAACGCCGAACTTGGCCAGCAGGAACTTGGTGAACCCGACGACCTCGTCTGTCTCCGGGATCGCCTTGGCCGCGTCGACGCCCACCAAAATTCAGGAAATTGTCATGGTTGGGTAAGCAATCATGTATGTACTTTACCGCAGCAGGAGAGCTCTTCAGCAGCCAGTTAGGACGGATAAGCAAATCTGGAACTATGATGCAGATTATTTATGTGGGACTATATTTTTAATAGTGTTATTTATCTGGAGATTATAATTGTTGGGCCTGATGTGGAGCTTGGCAGTGCCGATATTACTGCAGGGAGATTATAATTCAGATTTTATTCACTCTCTTTATCTCTTGTAGATGATGCAACACTTGTGATTCAAACCATGGGTTCAGAGCTTTTATCATTATTATTGGGAGGTGTCTTAATTTGGGAGCTTAACGCCGAACTTGGCCTGCAGGAACTTGGTGAACCCGACGACCTCGTCCGTCTCCGGCAGGACGGCCTTGGCCGCGTCGACCGCCACGAAGCTGCGGCTCCACTTGCCGAGGAGCGGCGCGGTGGCCTCGTCCAGCATGGCGGCGCCGCTGAGCCGCTCGCACGCCCTGAGGGCCGGCAGGAAGCAGCCGAGCGCGATGTCGAGGAGCCCCGGCGCCGCGCCGCCAGAGAAGAACGCCCCGCCGTTGCTGCGCGCCGCGAAGGCCTCCTCGAGGAGCAGCAGCGCGGCGCGGGCCTCGGCGGCCGCCTTGGCGCGGGCCTCCGGCGTGGGCGCGAGGGACGCGGCGTCGAGCGCCGGCCAGAAGGTGCCGTCCACGTAGGCGGTCCAGAAGCGGTGCATGGCGCGCTCGTAAGGGTCGTCTGGCAGGAGGTGcagggtggtggtggcggcgggccAGTGTGCCTCGTGGACGTAGTGCGCGATGACGGCGGACTCGCAGATGGCGCGGCCGTCGGGGAGGAGGAGCACGGGGATCTTGCCGTAGACGGGGTTGGCGGCGAGCAGGCGGTCGCTCTTGCGCGGCTCGAAGCGCTCCTCGATGAGGGAGTAGGCGACGCCGCGCAGCTCCAGCGCCATGCGCGCCCGCATCGTGAACGGGCTCATCCGCCCGCCCAGCACGCGCACCGCCGCCGCTTCCTCGTTGCCGCCTGCCGCTGCCGGTGCCGCCGGAGCCATTGATGATCGATGTCTATGCTGTCTGCTGCTGCTTCTGGTTCGGATGCTTGGGTTGATCGGGGGTCGTCGCTGCTATTTAAGCTGAgcgaggtgagactggttgactGGTTGGGCGCACGCGCGAGCTAAGCAGCTAACTGGGTTTAGGTGAGACCAACCAAAAAAACCCGTGCATGCGTGCTGGTTGCTTCGCGTGGGCTGCTCAGACGCCTGTTCGCTGTGGCCACCGCGCGCGCATGACGGGCCGGCCGCTCTCTTTGTTTTGCTGCTACCATCAGCTCCCAAAACCGGGGGCTGctttacaccgacctggtcggtgccgAGCGTAGAGCCGCACACCCCCAGCCGTTGATGGGCCCGGCCCACTATTCCCGACCAGCTGTTTCATTTCGCTGCCCGCTGCGGTGCCTAGCTGGGCCGCGGCCCACTAGAAGGTAATTCTCGTTTCGTTTTCTTTTTTTCTgctgtttcttttttattttccatAATCCGGGTTTTTCCGGAAAAATTTCTATTTTTCACAaacatgattttttttaaaatacgAATATTTTTAAAAATATAATTTAAAATAAATTAGAACAGTTCTCAAATTTAAAAGATTTTTATGTTTGAACGATTTTCaagtttgaacgatttttaaatttgaacaattttttattttgaactatttttatgtttgaacgattttttgaatatgaacaaatttaaaatttgaacgattttctgatttgaacattttttgaatttgaacgatttccagatttgaacattttttgaatttgaacaaattttagatTTGAGTTTTTTAAATTTTAGCAAAAAGAAAATAAACAGGGAAAACCTCTGAAAGAATTTCCTCAATCTTTTTCTGTCGGTAAGGATTGCACCAGAGCACCTTCTACATTCTTCATACCATTCCTAAGATACAGAACTCTAAAAACTTTTTACTACCGACCAACCGTTACAGAGGCTTTTTCCTCGGCTCCTCGGTCAATTCTTTCGAAGGGATCCTTTTCCTCGTTCGAGAGTCTCCGCCCTTCTTCCACTCCGCTCGCCAAAGCTGAAAAAACCCAGAGGTTATTTGGATTCCTCGGAAGCCCCCCGCCTACATCACCATTTAATCTGCCACATTAGAATTCACAACCAAAGGTGTCTCCGCATCCAATCAACACGTAAGTCTCCTACCCAAGAAGGATAGGCTGGTTCACTTGAGGATCTCGGCAAGATATGCAGTTCTTGAAGAATGAAAAAAAACCGATCTACTTCTTTTTGGTATTTTAGACTAAATTCTTTTGTTCCCAATTTCTTCCCGGCACTTCCCAAGAAAAATCCCGAATTGGACGACCACTGCGATACTGATCCTGCGTGGTTTCCAGAAATGTTTAAGGATTGGTAGTGTCCAGATTTCTTGTAAAGTTATTTCGGACCCAAATTCGAGTTTTATTCGATTTAATAGAAAATAGAAAGACTTCATGATGATCAGCTAATTTAGCTCTTAATACAGGATCATTTAAGTCTGGTTTGATGGCAGCTCAGGATCAGCCTCATGAAAATCTTATATTCCCGCCAGATCATGAATTAGTAACTGCATCCAATCTCCGAAAAGTCCCGATTGTTTCGATTTTTGGAATGGGATATTTAGGGAATCCCCATGAAcagaaaagaaacaaaacaaaaaaagaaacagaaaagaaaaagaaaaaaaaagaaaaggaaaaggaaaagaaacagaaaatagaaaacataAATAAACGTGTAATGGGCCGACCAGGACGGCCCATACCGCGCgcgcgggggtgtgcggcgcgcggtaaccaccgacctggtcggtgtgtaGGAATTGCCCCCAAAGGGGGCTGctttacaccgacctggtcggtgccgAGCGTAGAGCCGCACACCCCCAGCCGTTGATGGGCCCGGCCCACTATTCCCGACCAGCTGTTTCATTTATTTGCCATTGCGGTATTAAGGTCAGCCCACTAGAAGGTAATTCTCGTTTCGTTTTCTTTTTTTCTgctgtttcttttttattttccatAATCCGGGTTTTTCCGAAAAAATTTCTATTTTTCACAaacatgattttttttaaatacgAATATTTTTAAAAATATAATTTAAAATAAATTAGAACAGTTCTCAAATTTAAAAGATTTTTATGTTTGAACGATTTTCaagtttgaacgatttttaaatttgaacaattttttattttgaactatttttatgtttgaacgattttttgaatatgaacaaatttaaaatttgaacgattttctgatttgaacattttttgaatttgaacgatttccagatttgaacattttttgaatttgaacaaattttagatTTGAGTTTTTTAAATTTTAGCAAAAagaaaataaacagaaaagaaacaaaacaaaaaaagaaacagaaaagaaaaagaaaaaaaaagaaaaggaaaaggaaaagaaacagaaaatagaaaacagaaataaACATGTAATGGGCCGACCAGGCCGGCCCATACCGCGCgcgcgggggtgtgcggcgcgcggtaaccaccgacctggtcggtgtataggaattgCCCCCAAAACCTTCTGTCGTGCATGGGCTCAGCCTCTTTTAGGCCTTTTCGTCCGGCCGACAATCAACAATCGCCCGGGGTAGCATTTTTCTTCTACTGCCTAGCTATTCTATCGTGCATGGGCTTTGGGCCGGGCTTCATAAGGAAAACCAACCACAATGACTTTTCTTTCTCCATTTTCCGATGAAAAAACATTGACATAGTGTAATGAATTATATACGTGTATGTGCGTATGTGGGCCATTG
Coding sequences within it:
- the LOC127340814 gene encoding probable glutathione S-transferase BZ2: MAPAAPAAAGGNEEAAAVRVLGGRMSPFTMRARMALELRGVAYSLIEERFEPRKSDRLLAANPVYGKIPVLLLPDGRAICESAVIAHYVHEAHWPAATTTLHLLPDDPYERAMHRFWTAYVDGTFWPALDAASLAPTPEARAKAAAEARAALLLLEEAFAARSNGGAFFSGGAAPGLLDIALGCFLPALRACERLSGAAMLDEATAPLLGKWSRSFVAVDAAKAVLPETDEVVGFTKFLQAKFGVKLPN